In the Nocardioides marmotae genome, GGGAGGCCTCGATCCACTCGCCCCGGTCGAAGCGCGGGTAGTGCACGTCGCCGGCCGGCTCGAGGTGGACCTCGGAGAGCACCTGCTCGTCGGCGACGGGCAGCGCGGCGGCGTACACCTGGGCGCCGCCGGCGACCATGACGTCGCCCTCGAGACCGTCCGCGCGGGCCAGGGCCTCGTCGAGGTCGTGGGCGACGAGCACCCCCTCGGCGCGCCAGGCGGGGTCGCGGGTCAGCACGACGGTGGTGCGGCCGGGCAGGGGCCGGCCG is a window encoding:
- a CDS encoding dihydrofolate reductase, yielding MTPGGKRVVLVAAVARNGVIGDGPDIPWRVPGEQQRFKELTWGHVLLMGRTTYESIGRPLPGRTTVVLTRDPAWRAEGVLVAHDLDEALARADGLEGDVMVAGGAQVYAAALPVADEQVLSEVHLEPAGDVHYPRFDRGEWIEASREPAEGYDVVRWVRRTA